A DNA window from Fragaria vesca subsp. vesca linkage group LG3, FraVesHawaii_1.0, whole genome shotgun sequence contains the following coding sequences:
- the LOC101306900 gene encoding uncharacterized protein LOC101306900 codes for MAEMHTSSQIISLNDDTALHMKIYMGEESIAIGIIEASSQEQITKANKFGNTALHEAVATGCVPVVKKLLQKAPKLLDTPNKKGERPLYTAAHFGQTEIFNLLAEQLKNVPDLRVHFCSMYPAEKHEFSYHPQRIRSTILHAAIHAEFFELALSIAKTPKYAKTVQQMDKNSKTPLHLLSSNSSAFKSGMKYGQIKRFIYNCAPYEDANGEYAHEQNSSDDTNGEDAHKQNSKRSATLFRILRRVISSVNRSVWNVLRAWSTMKNIYDEKKRHGLAFELAKILIVADHSWDVTRVSAIEGMDETARENVPRPDSNNSDGETTNRSLKKNTPPIPLYIATEHGIFEILKEILTVHKAAYEYRNTKDQNILHLAIMHRQWKIFELVIDMDGTRKRLIRQLDTNNFTVLHHVGNVDYYNGGTQPGPALQLQEELKWFEKVKALMPQHYQKFRAREDKDTTPLQSFHERYVEILKDLSKSENIAVDKITTPDDPEGKKYEIPSEIPKEYFRRTHDPLLNSAREWLKRTSESCSTVAGLMATVAFTAAFTVPGGNDEQSGTPRLLHSPFFLVFVITDALSLASSLTSLVMFLSILTSPFELEDFRHSLPRKLILGFTFLFLSVVVTMVAFASTLMLTISMKNRVIKIFVYCVAFLPVSVFALLQFPLWVAFKKSLEAMQSVWRSILPATHSKTAKTQ; via the exons ATGGCAGAAATGCATACTTCCAGCCAAATCATATCCCTGAACGACGACACAGCCCTCCATATGAAGATTTACATGGGGGAAGAAAGTATCGCGATAGGAATCATCGAAGCAAGCAGTCAGGAGCAAATTACAAAAGCCAATAAGTTTGGAAACACAGCTCTTCATGAAGCTGTAGCAACTGGTTGTGTACCAGTTGTGAAGAAGTTGTTGCAAAAGGCACCGAAGTTGCTGGACACTCCAAACAAGAAAGGAGAAAGGCCTCTCTACACAGCAGCTCACTTTGGTCAGACCGAAATTTTCAACTTGCTAGCTGAACAACTGAAAAATGTTCCTGATCTTAGAGTCCATTTCTGCTCCATGTATCCTGCTGAAAAACATGAGTTCTCCTACCACCCTCAACGCATACGCAGTACCATTCTTCATGCTGCAATACATGCCGAATTCTTTG AGCTTGCACTTAGCATAGCTAAAACGCCGAAGTATGCAAAAACTGTTCAACAAATGGACAAAAATTCGAAGACTCCTCTTCACCTCCTCTCATCCAATTCTTCAGCATTCAAGAGTGGAATGAAATATGGACAAATCAAGAGGTTCATTTACAACT GTGCTCCATATGAAGATGCTAATGGAGAATATGCTCATGAACAAAATTCCAGTGATGATACTAATGGAGAAGATGCTCATAAACAAAATTCCAAACGATCAGCTACTCTGTTTCGAATTCTAAGACGAGTCATCTCTTCAG TTAATAGATCGGTTTGGAATGTTCTTCGAG CATGGAGTACCATGAAGAACATCTACGACGAAAAGAAGAGGCATGGATTGGCTTTTGAACTCGCCAAGATTCTGATTGTAGCAGACCATTCATGGGACGTCACACGAGTATCAGCAATTGAAGGCATGGATGAGACTGCTCGTGAAAATGTCCCACGCCCAGATTCCAATAATTCAGATGGAGAAACAACAAACCGATCACTGAAAAAGAATACTCCTCCTATTCCATTGTACATTGCAACAGAACATGGAATATTTGAAATTCTGAAGGAGATTCTTACAGTCCACAAAGCGGCATACGAGTATAGAAATACAAAGGATCAAAACATACTGCACCTGGCCATTATGCACCGTCAGTGGAAAATCTTTGAGCTTGTAATAGATATGGACGGAACTAGGAAGAGGTTGATACGACAACTCGATACGAATAACTTCACGGTATTGCACCATGTTGGCAACGTAGACTATTACAATGGGGGCACCCAGCCTGGTCCTGCACTCCAATTGCAAGAAGAGCTAAAGTGGTTCGAG AAGGTGAAGGCGTTAATGCCACAACATTATCAAAAATTCCGTGCTCGGGAAGACAAAGACACCACCCCCCTACAGAGCTTTCATGAAAGATATGTAGAGATTCTCAAAGACTTATCGAAATCTGAG AACATTGCCGTGGATAAGATAACAACACCCGATGATCCTGAAGGAAAGAAATATGAGATCCCGTCTGAGATCCCTAAAGAGTACTTTCGTCGCACACATGATCCGCTTCTCAACAGCGCACGAGAATGGCTGAAGCGGACCTCCGAGTCGTGCTCGACGGTGGCCGGACTAATGGCCACCGTCGCCTTCACAGCCGCCTTCACCGTCCCTGGAGGCAACGACGAGCAAAGTGGCACTCCACGCCTTCTTCACAGCCCTTTCTTCTTGGTCTTCGTAATCACCGACGCTCTATCCCTAGCCAGCTCGCTGACTTCACTCGTCATGTTCCTCTCCATCCTGACGTCACCGTTCGAGCTCGAGGACTTCCGACACTCTCTCCCTCGGAAGCTCATCCTCGGCTTCACCTTCCTCTTCTTATCGGTGGTGGTGACCATGGTGGCCTTTGCCTCCACTCTGATGCTGACAATTTCCATGAAGAATAGAGTGATCAAAATTTTCGTCTACTGTGTTGCGTTTCTTCCCGTCAGCGTGTTTGCACTGTTGCAGTTCCCGTTGTGGGTGGCCTTCAAAAAGAGTCTCGAGGCCATGCAAAGCGTATGGCGTTCAATCTTGCCTGCGACTCATTCGAAAACCGCCAAGACCCAATAG
- the LOC101307189 gene encoding uncharacterized protein LOC101307189 — MMKDRDMLMNSSVEFGERIYELFSEGNWSEIQSFYEEQSFQVCIPLNHLGDTALHLAAYSQDMKLVESLLNIVYVEDKQFSSTPVDEQDGLKLSLKNKFGNTPLHEAASTGNVKLVELMLGFEEKRRLMTNTRNKDDQTPFFMAAIYGKTELIKTWVEKLNNIERHVKTEHSTMLHEAIRGYYFDTALELLDKKYCIPKDQKDLYGMTCFQLLADIPNAFKSGYSFGFLEKLIYDGLPVPKDMDASVNNDVSRGNPDTHHGFLRVQCLRNMKKNHGRVMKLTKTLAEEDKSWQGHNTTDGQSDTAAAKNDTPLIAAAKNGIVEIVEAILDVFPQAIEHENHKGENVFHVAVKNRRKNVLVLLEDKKFNYPIARHVRKFDKADNGIIHKAAYKTDISSRERPGEALCLQSDIQWFERVRKMVPAHHINQKNKKGDTPQALFTKQHEELVKEGREWLIRTTNSCIVVAVLIATVAFTSIYTVPGGSDKNGKPLLLNTTAFTIFTASDVAALCFAFTSVVVFLSITTSKMNEQDFRISLPLKLVLGLSMLFFSVTALMIGFAATLVITIRHRVHQAAAPIIAIACFPVAFFLLLQLPLYTNITWFTLKDLVRSLIHLLPLKKCQPRP, encoded by the exons ATGATGAAAGACAGAGATATGCTTATGAATAGCAGTGTTGAGTTTGGTGAGCGTATTTACGAGCTTTTCTCAGAAGGGAACTGGAGTGAAATACAGAGCTTTTACGAGGAACAGAGTTTTCAGGTTTGCATACCTCTTAATCATTTGGGAGATACGGCTCTTCATCTTGCAGCATACAGTCAAGACATGAAATTGGTGGAATCCCTGCTGAACATAGTGTATGTTGAAGACAAACAATTTTCATCGACTCCAGTAGATGAACAAGATGGCTTGAAACTCTCCTTAAAGAATAAATTTGGAAACACACCACTCCATGAGGCAGCTTCGACAGGAAATGTAAAATTGGTAGAGCTGATGTTGGGTTTTGAAGAGAAGAGGCGACTGATGACGAATACTAGAAACAAGGACGATCAGACACCTTTCTTTATGGCTGCAATTTATGGCAAGACCGAGTTGATCAAAACTTGGGTGGAAAAGCTTAACAACATAGAAAGACATGTCAAGACTGAACACTCCACCATGCTTCATGAGGCTATTCGCGGGTATTACTTTG ACACAGCTCTGGAATTATTAGACAAAAAATACTGCATACCGAAGGATCAGAAAGATTTATATGGCATGACCTGCTTTCAGCTGCTAGCTGACATTCCCAACGCTTTCAAGAGTGGATACTCCTTTGGCTTCTTGGAGAAACTGATTTATGACG GCCTTCCAGTTCCAAAAGATATGGATGCAAGTGTAAACAACGATGTATCTCGGGGCAATCCAGACACACATCATG GATTCCTAAGAGTCCAATGTCTAAGAAACATGAAGAAGAATCATGGCAGAGTGATGAAGCTTACCAAAACTCTGGCTGAAGAAGACAAGTCATGGCAGGGTCATAATACTACTGATGGTCAGAGTGATACTGCAGCTGCAAAGAATGACACTCCACTTATTGCAGCTGCAAAGAATGGGATCGTAGAGATTGTTGAGGCCATCTTAGATGTGTTCCCACAGGCCATCGAGCATGAAAACCACAAAGGAGAAAATGTGTTTCATGTTGCTGTGAAGAATCGCAGGAAAAATGTTTTGGTTCTTCTCGAAGATAAGAAATTTAATTATCCGATCGCGAGGCACGTTCGGAAGTTCGATAAAGCTGATAATGGTATTATACATAAAGCTGCATACAAGACTGATATTTCCTCAAGGGAGAGGCCCGGGGAAGCCCTTTGCTTGCAGTCAGATATTCAGTGGTTTGAG AGAGTGAGGAAAATGGTGCCTGCACATCATATCAACCAGAAAAATAAAAAAGGAGATACGCCTCAAGCTTTGTTCACAAAACAGCATGAAGAACTGGTGAAGGAAGGCCGAGAGTGGTTGATCAGAACAACAAACTCATGCATTGTAGTTGCAGTTCTTATTGCAACTGTTGCTTTTACAAGTATCTACACCGTGCCTGGCGGTTCTGATAAGAATGGCAAGCCGTTGCTCCTCAACACAACTGCATTCACGATCTTCACAGCATCAGATGTGGCAGCTCTTTGTTTTGCTTTCACCTCAGTCGTGGTGTTTCTATCCATTACTACGTCCAAAATGAATGAGCAAGATTTCAGGATATCTCTGCCTCTGAAGCTTGTTTTGGGGCTAAGCATGCTGTTTTTTTCTGTGACAGCATTGATGATTGGTTTTGCCGCTACTCTTGTCATTACAATAAGGCACAGGGTACATCAGGCTGCTGCTCCCATCATTGCCATTGCTTGTTTTCCTGTCGCCTTTTTCCTCCTTCTCCAGCTTCCTCTCTATACCAATATTACTTGGTTTACCTTAAAGGACTTGGTGCGCAGCCTCATTCATCTTCTTCCTCTGAAAAAATGTCAGCCTCGACCATGA